The DNA sequence AGCCGGCCTTGGCGTACTGCGGCAGGCGGCGGTTCACCGTCGGATACGACACCGCGTCGACGCCGACCTCGTCCAGGACCCGCAGGCTGTCCTGCTTACTGGTCGGCTCGATGATCCGGGCCAGGACCAGCTGCCGGAACACCTCGTCACCGCCGGTCGCCTCGGCGAACCCGAGCTGGTCGTAGCCGCGGCACAACGCGTCCCACAGGTGCCCCATCCGCGAACTCGTGATCTCCAACGGACCGCCCGCGTCCGAACTGTCGTCCAGCCCCAGGTCGAGCTCGCCCTGACCCGCCGCCAACCGCTGCCGCGCGACCGACTTCAACACCGCGAGCTGCGTCTCGTCGTGCGCCGACCCGATGTGCTCGATATCGCGTGACCCCCGCCGCGAGGAGTGCACGATCTGCACGGCCCTCGCACCCGAAGCCGTCTTCACAGTCCGGACGTACGGCGACACACCCGACAGCCTAGACGCCACGGTTTAGTGCACATCCACCACACCAAAACCCCAGGTCAGCGAACTACGGTCCGCCAAAACCCAGCCCCGTGATAAGAGTCAGGCCGAAATCAGCTCGATCGACCTGCCGCAACCGCGGGACGTCACCTCACCGGAGTTCAACCAGATGAAGCGGCACCTGCTCGACGTGGTGCATCGGGAGGTCGCGGCCGGCGCCGCCGAAACCTGACGTCCGCACCGGAACTGACGGCCAGATCGGCCGGAGGGCCGGCCACCCGCCCTCCGGTCGGGTCTGGCCGCAGGGCGGGCCCCGACGTCGTTGTCGGGGCCCGCCCTGCGGGGCGGTCCGGGATCGGAAAGACGGTCCGGATCAGGCCGAGTCGCCGGTGGAGCCGGCCGGCACGGCGCGGCGGGCCGCCGGGTAACGGATGCTCTCCACCATCTCGGAGATCTCCTCCGGAGGCGGTGCCGTCATCTTCGACACGACGATCGTGACGATGAAGTTGACGATCGCACCGATGGTGCCGATGGCCTCCGGGCTGATGTCGAAGATGTGCGGGTTCGCCGAAGTGCCGAACACCTCCAACGTGTAGATCATGTACGCGGCGGTGAACGCCATGCCGGACACCATGCCGGCGGCGGCGCCGGTGGCGTTACATCGTTTCCAGAAGATGCCGAGCACGATGATCGGGAAGAAGCTCGCTGCGGCGAGACCGAACGCGAACGCCACCACCTGGGCCACGAACGCCGGCGGGTTGATGCCGGCGTACACCGAGATCAGTACCGCCAGGCCCATGGCGATCCGGCCGGCGAGCAGCCGCTGCTTGTCCGTCGAGTCCCGCTTGACCCGGCGGAAGTACAGGTCGTGCGAGAACGACGAGGAGATGACCAGCAGCAGACCGGCGGCGGTCGACATCGCGGCCGCCATGCCGCCGGCGGCCACCAGGCCGACGATCGGTGCCGGCAGGCCGGCGATCTCCGGACTGGCCAGCACCAGGATGTCGTTGTTGACGATCAGATCGGCCCCGGACGTCGGACTGTTGCTGACCGTCTGGATCGTCTGCGCGTTCTCGTTGACCGTGACCAGCCCGGTCGCCGCCCAGTTCTCGATCCATCGGGGCAGCGAGTCCGCCGCCACCCCGTTGACGTCCTGCAGCAGGTTCAGCTTGGTGAACGCGCCCACCGCCGGAGCGGTGGTGTAGAGCAGCGCGATGAAGAACAGCGCCCAGAACGCCGAGTAGCGGGCGCCCCGGACCGTCTTCGTCGTGTAGAACCGGATGATGACGTGCGGCAGACCGGCGGTACCGATCATCAGTGACATCGTCACCAGGAACACGTCGATCTGCGGTCGGGCGGAGAACGCCTCGGTGAACTGACTCAGCCCCATCTGGGTGCTGAGTGCGTTGAGTTCTCCGAGGATCTGCCCGAAGGTGACCTGCGGGATCGGCAGCCCGGTCATCTGCTGCGCCACCGCGATCGCCGGGATCAGGTAGGCGATGATGAGCACGGTGTACTGCGACACCTGAGTCCAGGTGATGCCCTTCATGCCACCGAGCACCGCGTACGCGAAGATGATCAGCGCCGCGACGATGACACCGCCGGTGATGTCCAGCCCGAGGAACCGGCTGAACACGATGCCGCCGCCGCGCATCTGTCCGACCACGTACGTGAAGGAGATGATGATCGCGGCCACGGCGGCGATCGTCCGTACCGTCTCCGAGTAGCGGTCGCCGACGAACTCCGGGACCGTGAACTTGCCCCACTTACGCAGGTACGGGGCGATGAGCAGAGCCAGCAGCACGTAGCCGCCGGTCCAGCCCATCAGGTAGATGGAGCCGTCCGAACCGAGGAACGCGATCAGACCGGCCATCGAGATGAACGACGCGGCCGACATCCAGTCGGCGGCGACGGCCGCACCGTTGGCGACGGTCGGGATTCCCTGACCGGCCACGTAGAAGCCGGTTGTTTCCTTTACCCGGCTGCGCCAGGCGATGCCGAGGTAGAGGGCGAAGGTGAGGATGATGAAGCCGAGCGTCCAGCCCTGGATCTGGGTCACTTCTCTCCCCCTTCCGCCGGTCGCTCACTGACACCGAACTGGTCGTCCATCCGGTCCATCATCTTCGCGTAGACCAGAATCAGGATCACAAAGGTGTAGATCGATCCCTGCTGGGCGAACCAGAACCCCAGTGGGAACCCGAGAATCTCGATGTTGTTCAACGGCTGGATCAGCAGGATTCCGCAGACGAACGAGACGACGAACCAGATGGCGAGCAGGATCACCATGAGGCGCAGGTTCTTGCGCCAGTACTCCTGGCGCCAACCGTTGTCCGGTGGTGACGTCGTCGGTGGCGGTTCCCCGCCACCGACGTTCTTATCGGGGGTTACGTCAGTCACTGTGGGGCCTCCTAGTCGTTATGGGAACGGCAGGTGACGGGCCGTGGCGCGGCGACCGGCAGGCCACCGTGCCGCGACTGTGCCGCTGTCCGATCCGCACCTCCGCTGGTCAGTCGGGACCGCCCGACGGCTTGTGCGGTCGGTCACACCCTTAATCTGGGAAGAGAACGTGACCCGGCCCGGACAGGCAATAGTTGATCTGCCTTACGCCGGGTTGGGGCGGTGAACGGTCTACCCGGGCCTGTGAGCGGTCGGCGGTGGTGGACAAGCGGAGGGGCGTCGCCCGGTTCGTGCGTTTTGTGGTGACTATCTGGCCGTCCAGCGGCCCCGCCCGACCACTCACCGATTGCCGGCTGGGTCACACCAGGGATCCCGGCCTAGCATCCGGACATGGCTGACACCGCATCCACCGCCGCCCCTGCCCGTCGGCGCATCCTGCACGCCGGCAGCCTCGGCATGATCATCGGCGGCCTGCTCGCGCTGGTCGGCTCGTTGCTCCCCTGGGTGATCACCCCGTTCGGGTCGCTCTCCGGCACCGCCGGTCCCGGGCTGTGGACGCTGTCCGCCGGCTTCATCGCCGTCGCCGGCGCGCTGCTGCCGTACCGCAAGGTAGCCATCGCCCACGCCCTGCTACCCGGGCTCGCGGTCGCCGTCATCATCGGCTGGCAGGCTGCCCGGCTGGTCTACCTCAGCTCGACCACCGGCAGTTGGGGGCAGCTGATGCCCGGGATCGGGATGGTCATGGTGGCTGGCGCCGCGGTCGTCCTGCTGCGTACCGCGATCCGGCTGATCTCGATCCGCTGACGACCCGGTCTGCCGGCCGCCGGCTGGCCGCTGAGCAGCGACGGAAGACCGGCGGCGGACGACCGAACGTACGGTGTTGATCTCTGCGGGAGCTGGGAGACTGAGCCGGTGACCTACCAGAACCCCTACCAGTCGGGGCCGCAGCAGCCGATGCCCACGTCGGGGCAGCCGTACCAGGGGCAGCCGTACCAACCGGGCGGCTACGCCCCCGTCCCGGGCCAGGGCCCGGCGGTGCCGAAGTCTGCCGGCGCGGCGGTCGCCCTGGAACTGGTGCCCGGCCTGTTCGGGATCTTCGGGATCGGCAACATCTACGCCGGCAAGATGGCGACCGGCATCGTGCTGATGGTCTCGTTCTGGGTGTTCTTCTGGATCAACGTCCTGCTCACGTTCATCGTCATCGGCTGGATCACCCTGCCGATGACCTGGGTGGCCTATCTGGTGGCCGGCCCGGTCCTGGCGCTGCGGGCGACCGAGAGGTACAACTCGCGGCTGCTGTCCGGCCACCACTGACCGGCGGCGGGAAACCGCCGCCGGTCAGTGGCCGGTCGCTCGCTGGTCGAGCCGCCCGTCCGTCGTTGGTAGACGCTGCCGGTCAGTGGTCCGGCAGCGTCTCCGCTGCCGGCCGCAGCGGGCAGCCACGCACCGTGTACGCCACCAGCCCGGCCACCGCCAGCAGCGTCGCGCAGACCGTGGCGGCGGTGGTCCCGGCCGGCTGGATCAGCCAGGCGCCCACCTGCATCCGCAGCTGCCCACTCGGCCCCATCCACGGCATGATCGAGATCAGGGTCCAGGTCAGCGGCGCGATCCAGGACAGCGCCGCGCCGAACAGCGTGGCGCCGAGCGCGGTCAACCCGACCAGACCGGCCGTGTTGCGTACCACCACGTCGAGCGGCTCGAACCGGGCCTCGGTCACCGTGGTGACCAGGAGCAGCGCGATGAGCGTGGCAGCGGTGAGCAGCAGGTGAACGGCGCGGCGGACCGGCCAGCGGGCCGAGGCGGAGTGGTCCAGGGCGTCGTCGGCGCCGCTGAGCGTGGTGCCGAGCGCGACCGCCGCGATCAGCACGACGACACTGATCATCCGGGTGTTGACGGTCTGTCCGTCGGAGAAGTACGGCCAGGCGACCCAGGTCAGCGCGACGGCGCCGATCGCGATGACCGCGGCGAGGGGTAACCGGCGCGACCGCAGGTAGAGACTGACGAACCTCACTGGTCGCCCGCCATCAGGAGCGCTTCGAACTGGTCGTAGTCGCAGGCGAGGGCCGCCGCGTAGGCCTGCCCGACGAGCTGGCGCTGCTGATCCGCCGGCAGCGCGGTCAGCGCCTGGTACGCCGCATCGATTTTCTGCTGGTCTTGGGGCCGCCACCAGTCCTGCGGCTGCGGCGGCCCGCCGGTCAGCCAGGCCGTCGCCACCGCCTCCGGCTGGAAGGGCGCATAGTCGATAGCGAAAGCCACCTGGCCGGTTGCGCCGCCGCTGTCGCGGCACTCCTGCGACCATAACGACGCCAGCAAGTCCGTCCGGAAGTCTCCGTCGCTGAGATCGGCCTTCCCACTCGAGGTGATGCTGGGGAACCTGAAGACCAGGGTGTCCGCGTCGTGCCGCACCGCTGGCTGCTCCGGTGCCGCGTACGCGTCCATTCGCGCGGTCTCCTCCGCGCGTACCGGCGGGTTGGGCAGCTTGGCCGCCGCGAGCGCGAGCACCTCGCGGACCGGCCCGACGATGTCGGGTAGCAGCGCCGCATGCACCTTCCGGACACATACCGGTGGGCCGTCGTCGTCGCAGACCAGCTCGGCGGCGGCGGGGTCGACGACAGCCGCGCCGTAGTAGCCGCCGGTGGGCAGCAGCGGCACCGCCACCGTGGCGGCGAGGACCGCGGGCAGCACCGCTACGGCGAGCACGCTGCGGCGTACCGCGCCGATCAGCAGCAGCGCGGTGCCGGCCAGCGCCGCCAACCACACAGCCTGCAGCATGCTGACCGAGGCCGGGAGGGTCTGCAGGTCGTCGAAGCCGCCAGGAAAGGCGGGAGTGAGCAGCAACGCGGAGGGATCCGGGCGGGCCTTGACGAAGTTGGCGTCGTAGCCCGACATCGAGACGAAATCCGGCAGCAGCGCCACTACGGCGAACCCGACGACGGCGAGCACCGGCGCGGTGACGATCCGGGGCACGGCCCGACCCGCGGCCATGCCGAGCCAACTGGCGGCGACCATGCCCAGCGCACCGACCGCAATCATGCCGAACACGGTGGGGGAGAGGTAGGCCGCGGTCGGTGCCACCCAGATCGCCCCAACCGCGGCGGCCAGCAGGTACACCACCACCATGGTGGCGGCGAACCCGACGGTGAGCGGAAGGATCCGCTGCCAGCGCGGGCGCACCGTGGTGGCGAACAACTCACCGACGCGACTGCGCCGGTCGCGGCGGCCGAGCCAGGCGCCGCCGGCCAACGCCAGCGGGATCAGCAACAGCAGCGATCCCCGGCTGTAGAGGGCCAGCTGGGTCCACCGTCCCGCGAAGAACTCGGTCGACGTCAGCGTGAACACCGCGCCGACCACCAGGAGCAGGAGAGCGATGCCGGGTACCGCCGACCGGCGTAGCTCCGTCTTCATGATTCGCCCGGTCATCAGATGCCTTCCGTTGATACTCCGGCCTTCCGGCCGGGGAGGAAACGGACTCCTGCGAAGCAGGACAGGGAAAGTCGATTCGCCGCCGAGGCGGATCGACGTCCACTACCCGCACGCCGGGACATCCGGCGTACGGACAGGTGTGCTAACGTGGTGTTGCCTTTCCGGTGACAACCAAGCCGGTCGGGCCTACCGCCGGGCTGGTGGGAAGTGACGTCTGTGGAGACTGTGTAAGACCGATGGGCGGTACTCCGTCCCTTGCCGTTGATTCGGGTCGGCTGTGGTCGGCGAAGCAGAAAACTCGACCCGTGAGGGTCGAGTCTCCCTGCTTCAGCAGGGGGAGATGTCAAGCTGGCACCTTCCCTCGGTACGCGCGCAGCAGCGCCGAGTAGCCGCGTTCGGTGGCGCTGTCCCCGGCGTCGTCGGCACTGCCCTGCGCGGCCAGTTCGCCGCTGGCGCCCTGCCAGACCAGCTGGCCCTCGTTGACCAGCACCACGTCGGTGCAGGCTGCGGCGACGTCCTCGACCAGGTGGGTGGAGACCAGCACACAGCTGTCCGAGCCGATCTCGCGCAGCAGCTCCCGGAAGTCCAGGCGCTGTTCCGGGTCGAGCCCGACGGTCGGCTCGTCGAGCAGCAGCACCTCCGGGTCGTTGACGATCGCCTGGGCGATCCCGGCCCGGCGCAGCATCCCGCCGGAGAGCGTCTTCAACTTGGAGTCGGCCCGGCTGGTCAGCCCGACCCGGTCGACGGCCCGCTGCACGGCACCGGGAACGGCGGCCTTCGGCATCTCCTTCAGCCAGGCCATGTACTCGACGAACTCCCGCACCGTGAAGCGCGGGTAGAAGCCGAAATGCTGCGGCAGGTAGCCCAGCCGCTGCCGAACCCGACGCAGGTCCGCCCGACCGGTCACGTCCTCGCCGAGCAGGGTCAGCCGGCCGCCGGCCGGCTTCAGCACCGTCGCGAGGGCCCGCATCAGGGTCGTCTTCCCGGCGCCGTTCGGGCCGAGCAGGCCGTGCACGCCGGTGCCCAACGCCAGGTCCAGCCCGTTGACGGCAAGGTGCCGGCCGGCCCGGACGACCAGACGTTCGGCGTGCACCGCCCACGCGTACGTGGGGGGTGCGGTCTCTGCCGCGCTGACCGCACGCATCATCAATCTCTCCTTCGGTGGAAACTCATGGCGCCTGGCGGACCACCGCCAGGTGGGGAAGATGTGAGCCGACCGGCCGACCGTGTGTCCGACCGGCCGGCGTCGCGGAGTCAGGACCGGTCGGACGAGATCCGGCCGAGGCGCAGCCGGTTGTGGTCGCTGGCCCGTACGGCCGTAACGGCCACCAACGCCACGGTGGCCACCGCCCAGCCGGGCCAGCTGCCGGACTCCAGGATGACCGGGAGTTGCCGGCCGACCAGACTGGGCAGGATCACCCCTATCGACCAGAGGACCGTCAACCCGAGCGCGGCCCGGTCCACTCCGACCAGCCCGCCCAGTGCCAGCGCGCCAGCGGTGAAGGCCAGACCGGGCAGGAGCCACAGCGCGGGGGACTGCCCGGTCGACCAGCCGGCCGCCGCGAGCACCGGCACGACCGTGGTCAGCACCGCGAGGGTGCGGCGCAGCAGCA is a window from the Solwaraspora sp. WMMD792 genome containing:
- a CDS encoding ABC transporter ATP-binding protein, whose amino-acid sequence is MRAVSAAETAPPTYAWAVHAERLVVRAGRHLAVNGLDLALGTGVHGLLGPNGAGKTTLMRALATVLKPAGGRLTLLGEDVTGRADLRRVRQRLGYLPQHFGFYPRFTVREFVEYMAWLKEMPKAAVPGAVQRAVDRVGLTSRADSKLKTLSGGMLRRAGIAQAIVNDPEVLLLDEPTVGLDPEQRLDFRELLREIGSDSCVLVSTHLVEDVAAACTDVVLVNEGQLVWQGASGELAAQGSADDAGDSATERGYSALLRAYRGKVPA
- a CDS encoding sodium:solute symporter family protein is translated as MTQIQGWTLGFIILTFALYLGIAWRSRVKETTGFYVAGQGIPTVANGAAVAADWMSAASFISMAGLIAFLGSDGSIYLMGWTGGYVLLALLIAPYLRKWGKFTVPEFVGDRYSETVRTIAAVAAIIISFTYVVGQMRGGGIVFSRFLGLDITGGVIVAALIIFAYAVLGGMKGITWTQVSQYTVLIIAYLIPAIAVAQQMTGLPIPQVTFGQILGELNALSTQMGLSQFTEAFSARPQIDVFLVTMSLMIGTAGLPHVIIRFYTTKTVRGARYSAFWALFFIALLYTTAPAVGAFTKLNLLQDVNGVAADSLPRWIENWAATGLVTVNENAQTIQTVSNSPTSGADLIVNNDILVLASPEIAGLPAPIVGLVAAGGMAAAMSTAAGLLLVISSSFSHDLYFRRVKRDSTDKQRLLAGRIAMGLAVLISVYAGINPPAFVAQVVAFAFGLAAASFFPIIVLGIFWKRCNATGAAAGMVSGMAFTAAYMIYTLEVFGTSANPHIFDISPEAIGTIGAIVNFIVTIVVSKMTAPPPEEISEMVESIRYPAARRAVPAGSTGDSA
- a CDS encoding DUF4212 domain-containing protein, whose translation is MTDVTPDKNVGGGEPPPTTSPPDNGWRQEYWRKNLRLMVILLAIWFVVSFVCGILLIQPLNNIEILGFPLGFWFAQQGSIYTFVILILVYAKMMDRMDDQFGVSERPAEGGEK